From the Rhodanobacter soli genome, one window contains:
- a CDS encoding VOC family protein yields MPTPHPHGSTIIPCLRYRDAHAAIDWLCKAFGFEKQAVYENDSGGVEHAQLTFGNGMVMLGEVRDNEFGRHIAQPDEIGGRETQCACVIVGNCKSHYQQAKAAGALIVDDYAEKDYGGAGYSCHDPEGHLWYFGSYDPWQPE; encoded by the coding sequence ATGCCGACACCCCATCCCCACGGCAGCACCATCATCCCCTGCCTGCGCTATCGCGACGCCCACGCCGCGATCGACTGGCTGTGCAAGGCGTTCGGTTTCGAGAAGCAGGCCGTCTACGAAAACGACAGTGGCGGCGTGGAACACGCCCAGCTCACGTTCGGCAACGGCATGGTCATGCTCGGCGAAGTGCGCGACAACGAGTTCGGCCGGCACATCGCCCAGCCCGACGAGATCGGCGGCCGCGAAACGCAATGCGCCTGCGTGATCGTCGGCAACTGCAAGTCGCACTACCAGCAGGCGAAAGCCGCCGGCGCGTTGATCGTCGACGATTACGCCGAGAAGGACTACGGCGGCGCCGGCTACAGCTGCCACGACCCGGAAGGCCACCTGTGGTACTTCGGCAGCTACGACCCATGGCAGCCCGAATGA
- a CDS encoding ABC transporter ATP-binding protein yields MFRWFESLIDAFKEPVDGMPPASVWRFYAFYLRQVWPVFAVAIAVGFVVAIVEVSLFGFIGSIVDMAKGAPAADFFQRHGNELLWMGFVALIVRPLAIGAHDLLVNQAIVPSLTNRIRWQNHRYVIRQSLGFFQNDYAGRIANRIMQTGGALRESAVQIVDAIWYVTIYTGSAVVLFAQADVWLAAPLVAWVFAYVGLLAFFIPRIKQRSWLASEARSKLMGRIVDGYSNVLTLKLFAHTRREETYVADAMAEQTDKLRRMTRVTTALDASITTLNGFLIVGTSALALWLWSEGRVTVGAIALSTGLVIRINNMSGWIMWVVNGIFENVGTVQDGITTISRPRAVQDREGAMPLEVTNGGVHFEHIHFHYGKQGGVIAGLDLSVRAGEKIGLVGPSGAGKSTLVNVLLRLYDLEAGRILIDGQDIAHVTQESLRSQIGVVTQDTSLLHRSIRDNLLYGRPEASEAQVAEAVRKARADEFIPNLSDGEGRRGYDALVGERGVKLSGGQRQRIAIARVLLKDAPILVLDEATSALDSEAEAAIQDSLDILMQGKTVIAIAHRLSTIARMDRLVVLDKGQIVETGTHAQLIAHEGLYARLWKRQTGGFVAAEDAPV; encoded by the coding sequence ATCTTCCGCTGGTTCGAATCCCTCATCGACGCGTTCAAGGAGCCGGTCGACGGCATGCCGCCGGCGTCGGTGTGGCGCTTCTACGCGTTCTACCTGCGCCAGGTGTGGCCGGTGTTCGCGGTGGCGATCGCGGTGGGTTTCGTGGTGGCGATCGTCGAGGTATCGCTGTTCGGCTTCATCGGCAGCATCGTGGACATGGCCAAGGGTGCGCCGGCGGCGGACTTCTTCCAGCGGCACGGCAACGAGTTGCTGTGGATGGGTTTCGTCGCGCTGATCGTGCGGCCGCTGGCGATCGGCGCGCACGACCTGCTGGTGAACCAGGCGATCGTGCCCAGCCTGACCAATCGCATCCGCTGGCAGAACCATCGCTACGTGATCCGCCAGAGCCTGGGCTTTTTCCAGAACGACTACGCCGGGCGCATCGCCAACCGCATCATGCAGACCGGCGGCGCGCTGCGCGAGTCGGCGGTGCAGATCGTCGATGCGATCTGGTACGTCACCATCTACACCGGCAGCGCGGTCGTGCTGTTCGCGCAGGCGGATGTCTGGCTGGCTGCGCCGTTGGTCGCGTGGGTGTTCGCCTATGTCGGGTTGCTGGCGTTCTTCATCCCGCGCATCAAGCAGCGCTCGTGGCTGGCCTCGGAGGCGCGCTCGAAGCTGATGGGGCGCATCGTGGACGGCTACAGCAACGTGCTCACGCTGAAGCTGTTCGCGCATACGCGCCGCGAGGAAACCTACGTCGCCGACGCGATGGCGGAGCAGACCGACAAGCTGCGCCGGATGACCCGCGTCACCACCGCGCTGGACGCCAGCATTACCACGCTCAACGGCTTCCTGATCGTGGGCACCTCGGCGCTGGCGCTGTGGCTGTGGAGCGAGGGCCGGGTGACGGTGGGCGCGATCGCGCTGTCGACCGGGCTGGTGATCCGCATCAACAACATGTCCGGCTGGATCATGTGGGTGGTCAACGGCATCTTCGAGAACGTCGGCACGGTGCAGGACGGCATCACCACGATCTCGCGGCCGCGCGCGGTGCAGGACCGCGAGGGCGCGATGCCGCTGGAGGTGACCAACGGCGGCGTGCATTTCGAGCACATCCACTTCCACTACGGCAAGCAGGGCGGGGTGATCGCCGGGCTCGACCTCAGCGTGCGCGCGGGCGAGAAGATCGGCCTGGTCGGCCCGTCCGGCGCCGGCAAGTCCACCCTGGTCAACGTGCTGCTGCGGCTGTACGACCTCGAAGCCGGGCGCATCCTGATCGACGGCCAGGACATCGCCCACGTCACCCAGGAAAGCCTGCGCTCGCAAATTGGCGTCGTCACCCAGGACACCTCGCTGCTGCACCGTTCGATCCGCGACAACCTGCTGTACGGCCGCCCCGAGGCCAGCGAGGCGCAGGTCGCCGAGGCCGTGCGCAAGGCGCGCGCCGACGAGTTCATCCCGAACCTCAGCGACGGCGAAGGCCGTCGCGGCTACGACGCGCTGGTCGGCGAACGCGGCGTGAAACTCTCGGGCGGCCAGCGCCAGCGCATCGCGATCGCCCGCGTGCTGCTGAAGGACGCGCCGATCCTGGTGCTGGACGAAGCGACCTCGGCGCTCGACTCCGAAGCGGAAGCGGCGATCCAGGACAGCCTGGACATCCTGATGCAGGGCAAGACAGTGATCGCGATCGCGCATCGCCTGTCGACCATCGCGCGGATGGACCGGCTGGTGGTGCTGGACAAGGGGCAGATCGTCGAGACCGGCACGCATGCGCAGCTGATCGCGCACGAGGGCCTGTACGCGCGGCTGTGGAA
- a CDS encoding GFA family protein: MTTETFEGACTCGAIRYRLTSAPLIVHCCHCSWCQRETGSAFALNAMIETDRLQLLQGEPIMVNTPSESGKGQQIARCAQCHVALWSHYPGGGKAVAFVRVGTLKEPWRLPPDVHIYTSTRQPWVTLPPDVPAVQEFYDIDQVWSPASLERRAALRAARRS, encoded by the coding sequence ATGACCACCGAAACCTTCGAAGGCGCCTGCACCTGCGGTGCCATCCGTTACCGACTGACCAGCGCGCCGCTGATCGTGCACTGCTGCCACTGCAGCTGGTGCCAGCGCGAGACCGGCAGCGCATTCGCCCTGAACGCGATGATCGAGACCGACCGGCTGCAACTGCTGCAAGGCGAGCCGATCATGGTGAACACGCCGTCGGAGAGCGGCAAGGGGCAGCAGATCGCGCGCTGTGCACAATGTCATGTGGCGCTGTGGAGCCATTACCCCGGCGGCGGCAAGGCGGTGGCCTTCGTGCGCGTGGGCACGCTGAAGGAACCGTGGCGGTTGCCGCCGGACGTCCATATCTACACCTCGACCAGACAGCCCTGGGTGACGCTGCCGCCGGACGTTCCCGCCGTGCAGGAGTTCTACGACATCGACCAGGTCTGGTCGCCGGCCAGCCTGGAACGCCGCGCAGCACTGCGGGCGGCAAGGCGTTCGTAA
- a CDS encoding DUF3772 domain-containing protein, with product MPILSRCLLILLLTLGSTASLAQNGDPSPVAPAATPAQTLDQLGSQLDTVKAALQDKKSDVPLADLRTTALGVQDQARQLAANLAPQMTALQAQLAVLGPAPAKGTPAEAPEVAAQRRKLDKAQADLDAQIKQAQLLGQNAAQLAAQISGLRNDEFQARLASRTATPFSRTFWADPVRTFPDDIVRLKRLGSRFAGAMEQAWQPPNWQPLAWCLIAAALLLGGGRWVLERLLLQLATRHVPDGHLRRSAMAAAVALTAVLTTGLAAQLAYLGLNWYDILEDDLAALATSVVGLVCFAAYVTGLGRALLSVPRPSWRLPALSDLAAQRLRLFPWLLAAAALLFGLLDRTSRAIGTSLPASVATRGLFALVISGLIGLALLRLRRTRRELAASGAEPEHRPVWIGLLTAAATLGVAVSWLGVATGFIAMAFFVAVQMLWVGVIVVTVYLLIHLLTDLIDTLLLPRGRSGQRLQATFQLAPHTLEQTAILLTAVCRVGLVLLALATVLTPFGAGPKDLLASAEQTLGSFRLGDLAINPGSIFSAALVLAAGLFVLRTLKRWLREQLLPKSTMEPGMQDSIATLLGYLGGMLVFVLTLAALHVDLKSIAWIVSALSVGIGFGLQAIVQNFISGLILLVERPVKVGDWVSLSSDVEGDIRRINVRATEIQMWDRSTVIVPNSQLITQNVRNVTLANAQGRVQIKLPMPLDTDAGKVRELVLGVLRAHHGTLSTPGPYVQLESVATGVMTFNCVAYVGSPREVGGVKSELLFEILERLRSERLPMTSPQSMLVRTLPPLPEEDEHTG from the coding sequence ATGCCTATCCTGTCCCGTTGCCTCCTGATCCTGCTGCTGACTCTCGGCAGCACCGCGTCGCTTGCCCAGAACGGCGACCCGTCGCCGGTCGCGCCGGCGGCGACACCCGCGCAGACTCTGGATCAGCTGGGCAGCCAGCTCGACACCGTCAAGGCCGCGCTGCAGGACAAGAAATCCGACGTGCCGTTGGCCGACTTGCGCACCACCGCGCTCGGCGTGCAGGACCAGGCGCGCCAGCTGGCCGCCAACCTCGCGCCACAGATGACCGCCCTGCAGGCGCAGCTTGCCGTGCTGGGTCCGGCACCGGCGAAGGGAACGCCAGCGGAAGCGCCGGAAGTCGCTGCGCAGCGCCGCAAACTCGACAAGGCGCAGGCCGACCTGGACGCGCAGATCAAGCAGGCGCAGCTGCTCGGCCAGAACGCGGCACAACTGGCGGCGCAGATTTCCGGCCTGCGCAACGACGAGTTCCAGGCACGGCTGGCCTCGCGCACGGCCACGCCGTTCAGCCGCACGTTCTGGGCCGATCCGGTGCGGACGTTTCCGGACGACATCGTGCGGCTCAAGCGTCTCGGCTCGCGCTTCGCCGGCGCCATGGAACAGGCCTGGCAGCCACCGAACTGGCAACCCCTGGCGTGGTGCCTGATCGCCGCCGCGCTGCTGCTGGGCGGTGGCCGCTGGGTGCTGGAACGGCTGCTGCTGCAGCTGGCCACGCGCCATGTGCCGGACGGCCATTTGCGGCGCAGCGCGATGGCCGCTGCGGTGGCGCTGACCGCGGTTCTCACCACCGGGTTGGCGGCGCAGCTGGCCTACCTGGGATTGAACTGGTACGACATCCTGGAAGATGACCTCGCGGCGCTGGCCACCAGCGTGGTCGGGCTGGTGTGCTTCGCCGCCTACGTGACCGGGCTGGGCCGGGCGCTGCTGTCGGTACCGCGGCCATCGTGGCGCCTGCCGGCGCTGTCGGATCTGGCGGCGCAGCGGTTGCGCCTGTTCCCGTGGCTGCTGGCCGCGGCAGCGCTGCTGTTCGGCCTGCTCGACCGCACCAGCCGGGCGATCGGTACCAGCCTGCCGGCTTCGGTGGCCACGCGCGGCCTGTTCGCGCTGGTCATCAGCGGCCTGATCGGCCTGGCTTTGCTGCGCCTGCGCCGCACCCGCCGGGAACTGGCCGCCAGCGGCGCCGAGCCGGAGCACCGGCCGGTATGGATCGGCCTGCTCACCGCCGCCGCCACGCTCGGCGTGGCGGTCAGCTGGCTGGGAGTGGCCACCGGTTTCATCGCGATGGCGTTCTTCGTCGCCGTGCAGATGCTGTGGGTCGGCGTGATCGTGGTCACGGTGTACCTGTTGATCCACCTGCTCACCGACCTGATCGACACCTTGCTGTTGCCGCGCGGGCGCAGCGGCCAGCGGCTGCAGGCCACCTTCCAGCTGGCACCGCACACACTGGAGCAGACCGCCATCCTGCTCACCGCCGTCTGCCGCGTCGGGCTGGTGCTGCTGGCGCTGGCTACCGTGCTGACCCCGTTCGGCGCCGGCCCGAAGGATCTGCTAGCCAGCGCCGAACAAACCCTCGGCAGCTTCAGGCTCGGCGACCTGGCGATCAACCCGGGCAGCATCTTCAGCGCCGCGTTGGTGCTGGCGGCGGGACTGTTCGTGCTGCGCACGCTCAAGCGCTGGCTGCGCGAGCAACTGCTGCCGAAGTCCACGATGGAACCTGGCATGCAGGACTCCATCGCCACCCTGCTCGGCTACCTCGGCGGCATGCTGGTGTTCGTGCTGACGCTGGCCGCGCTGCACGTGGACCTGAAGAGCATCGCGTGGATCGTCAGCGCGCTGTCGGTGGGCATCGGCTTCGGCCTGCAGGCGATCGTGCAGAACTTCATCTCCGGCCTGATCCTGCTGGTCGAGCGGCCGGTTAAGGTGGGCGACTGGGTTAGCCTGTCGAGCGACGTCGAGGGCGACATCCGCCGCATCAACGTGCGCGCCACCGAAATCCAGATGTGGGACCGTTCCACCGTGATCGTGCCGAACTCGCAGCTGATCACGCAGAACGTGCGCAACGTCACCCTGGCCAACGCGCAGGGCCGCGTGCAGATCAAGCTGCCGATGCCGCTGGATACCGACGCCGGCAAGGTGCGCGAGCTGGTGCTGGGGGTGCTGCGCGCGCATCACGGCACGCTGTCCACGCCGGGGCCGTACGTGCAACTGGAAAGTGTGGCCACCGGCGTGATGACCTTCAACTGCGTCGCCTACGTCGGCAGCCCGCGCGAGGTCGGCGGCGTGAAGAGCGAGCTGTTGTTCGAGATCCTCGAACGCCTGCGCAGCGAGCGGCTGCCGATGACCAGCCCGCAAAGCATGCTGGTGCGCACGTTGCCGCCGCTGCCCGAGGAAGACGAGCACACCGGCTGA